The following DNA comes from Bos indicus isolate NIAB-ARS_2022 breed Sahiwal x Tharparkar chromosome 3, NIAB-ARS_B.indTharparkar_mat_pri_1.0, whole genome shotgun sequence.
TTGGAATGTGAGTGCCTTTTGTCCTGGGGCGAGGGGGTGACGTGTTGTAGCCTCTGGCTGGCTTCGGAGGCTCCATCTCCAGCTGTCTCCAGCTGGGGCAGGACCAGGCCTGGCTCCTCCTTAGGtaatggggtgggggggcggtccTTGGATCCTGCTGTATATTTCGAGGTGGGTATGAGGGAGGTTAGGCTAgccgggggtgggtgggggcctgGTGTATCAGGATATTGTTTAACCAGAGAAGGACAGCCATGGCCTGAGACCCTGAATGTACCGTCCTGGAGCCCAGCCGAAGGATTAGGGAGATCCTAAGTCTGCCTCCTGCTTTGTGGCCTGGGGCCAGGTCTCAGGCCACCCGGGGGGGTGGGGGACATGGCTCctgtccctccccagcccccgtgGCCCATCCTATGAGTTTCTAGCTGATACTTGTTCCCGGGGCAGGGACCCTGGGTAGGCTGGGTATGGAGAGGGCAGAGGGATGGGTGCTGGCACTCTCTGTCTTCCCACGGatcctctcttctctctggggCTCTGACAAGCCCagtgcctggggctggggaagggcctGGAAAACCTGCTGAGGCGGTTGAGCTGGAGATCACCTGGATGAGAGGAGACACATAGTTCTCATTCCAGGCCCACCTCCACGTTCAGCCTGGGTCCTTGggttctcctttctctccctcctcccgaGGTCCGGGGTCTGGCCGGCTAGCATGGGGGGGCAGGAGCCCAGGGGGTGGGACCAGCGGGAGGACAGGGGCTGGGAGACCTAGGCAGAGATGTGGTCTGTGAGCTGTCCTCTCTTCCCCTCATCCTGGCGCCCAGGCCCTGTGAGGCGTGAGGCAGTGAGATGGCGGACTCCTACACGGAGCTAGAGAAGGCGGTGGTCGTCCTGGTGGAAAACTTCTACAAATACGTCTCCAAGCACAGCCTGGTTAAGAACAAGATCAGCAAGAGCAGCTTCCGGAAGATGCTTCAGAAAGAGCTCAACCATATGCTGACGGTGAGCTTCCCCCGACCCAGGGGCCTGGCCCTCCTCAGCCCCCAAAGCCCTGTCCCCTCTGAGTGTCCTTCCCGACcgctttctctgtcctttcagagtcctgcccccccccccccccccaaccaggGTCTCAACTCCACGCAGGCCTCTGTCTTCAGCGTGCCCAGGCCTGAGCCAGTGAGGGCTCTGTTCCCATTTTCCGAAGGCAGCAGCAGCCCAGGCCTGGGGTCCTGCCTGGGGCCGCTGTAGAGCTGCCACATCAGCACTGCTAATCCTTGATTCTCCCCCAGGACACGGGGAACCGGAAGGCTGCTGACAAGCTCATCCAGAACCTGGATGCCAACCACGATGGGCGCATCAGCTTTGATGAGTACTGGACCTTGATAGGCGGCATCACTAGCCCTATCGCCAACCTTATTCgtcagcaggagcagcagagcaGCAGCTAGAGGCCCTCCCGCCGTCCCTCCGCCACGCCCTTCCTAGGCTCcctcctcagcctcctctgcccacccaGGCCCGTCCTCTCTTCTCCCCCTAGACCCTCCTAGGACCATAGCGGAACAGGGTAAGGGGAAACGTCAGGGCCCCTTTGTGAGTGTCTCAGTCTGGGGGTGCCTCCCTGTGGGTCTCAGTCCCTGGAGCCAGAGGACCCTGGGGCCCCTCTGTGACAATGCTGTATGGGGACCCAAGAGTTTCCCTACCTGTTCAGTCCATCTACCCTTCTGACTTCCGATGTTCCTGGCTGATTCCAGGCCTCTCCTGACCTCAGAGGTCAGCTTGCTGCTTCAGGTCTCCCGGGTTCCTGGCAGCACCAGCAAGGACTTCTCTCTCGCTCTCCCTTCAGCCCCTCTGCTGGGTAGAGGAGATTTCCAGGGATTGTCCTCCAGCTGCCTCTGCGTCTGGGAACAGGGTCTGGAAACAGGGTcgagccccctccctcctcttcagCCACTGAAATGGGAAAAAGGCTTGATCTGGAGTTTTCCTCCCCCTCACCCAGTCCCTTTGTCGTGTTTATTAAAGCCTTTCCACTCCTTGGAACCTCCTCTTGTTTTGGTGATCTTTGCCAGGGGCCATAAGGCAAGGGAGCAGCAAGGGGGAATCTCATGAGAAACCCCAagggcagaggaagaaaggaggactCTGGGACCCTGCAGGTGCTGTCAGCAATGGGTCAGCAacttcttccctcctccttgaAGGGCCAAGGTCACATGTCCTTACCTCTGGGCCCTCATAGCCCAAACTCAACTCACATTCAACTTCTGGCACACACTGCATCCCATTTAGTTCTCACTGCAATTCCAGGAGAGAGGGGCCACGACTCTCATGTTGAGTCATGAGTAGGACTGAGATACTAAATTCTCATCCATAGATGATTCTAGTACACAGAGAAGTTTATGGGATGAGGAAGTGGGGTGCAAAGAAAGAGGGGTGTGGGAGGCAGAGTTAGGCGTTACACCTGATGTGGGGGACAATGACAGCTTCTGTGTTTCTTCCCTGACATGGAAAGACAGCACATGCCCCCAGGAGAAATAGGGCAGGAGTTCTAGCCTGCAGGGGTCTGGATCAGTGGTTTCCAACTCCAGAAAGTGTACCCCAAGGTTTAAGATTTTTCAAAAGATGCACAGTCATAAacagttttacagttttattggAATCCTTTacagatcctgctgctgctactaagtcacttcagtcgtgtccgactctgtgcaaccccatagatggcagcccaccaggctcccccatccctgggattctccaggcaagaacactggagtgggttgccatttccttctccaatgcatgaaagtgaaaagtgaaagtgaagtcgctcagttgtgtctgactctttgcgaccccatggactgcagcccaccaggctcctccatccatgggattttccaggcaagagtactggagtggggtgccattgccttctccgtttacaGATCCTCAACCTTCTAAAAGTGACCTGCCTCAGTATGAGCTTGCAGTCAAACTATATGTCTAATATGGTGTCATTTGCCTATTTGtta
Coding sequences within:
- the S100A16 gene encoding protein S100-A16 — protein: MADSYTELEKAVVVLVENFYKYVSKHSLVKNKISKSSFRKMLQKELNHMLTDTGNRKAADKLIQNLDANHDGRISFDEYWTLIGGITSPIANLIRQQEQQSSS